In Carya illinoinensis cultivar Pawnee chromosome 10, C.illinoinensisPawnee_v1, whole genome shotgun sequence, one DNA window encodes the following:
- the LOC122279332 gene encoding CBL-interacting serine/threonine-protein kinase 23-like isoform X6, producing MASRSNNNSRTRVGKYELGRTLGAGNFAKVKFARNVETGENVAIKILDKEKVLKHKMIGQIKREISTMKLIRHPNVIRMYEASKGRLKEDEARKYFQQLINAVDYCHSRGVFHRDLKPENLLLDVNGVLKVSDFGLSALPQQVREDGLLHTTCGTPNYVAPEVINNKGYDGAKADLWSCGVILFVLMAGYLPFEESNLAALYKKIFKADFTCPPWFSSSAKKLIKRILDPSPSTRITIAEVIENEWFKKGYKPPSFEDADVSLVDVDDIFNEIGDSRELVVEKREEGPMAPVTMNAFELISTSQGLNLSSLFEKQMGFVKRETRFTSKSPANEIISKIEQAAMPLGFNVKKSNFKLKLHGEKTGRKGHLAVATEIFEVAPSLYMVEVRKSGGDTLEFHKFYKSLTAGLKDIVWKTDDEAEERKEDEGVVASA from the exons ATGGCGTCGCGGTCCAACAATAACAGCAGGACACGCGTGGGGAAGTATGAGCTGGGTCGGACACTGGGCGCTGGAAATTTCGCCAAGGTCAAGTTCGCTCGGAACGTCGAGACCGGAGAGAATGTGGCAATCAAGATTCTCGACAAAGAAAAGGTTCTCAAGCACAAGATGATCGGCCAG ATTAAACGCGAAATCTCAACAATGAAACTGATAAGACACCCAAATGTTATCCGTATGTATGAG GCAAGTAAAGGGAGGTTGAAGGAAGAtgaagctagaaagtattttcAGCAACTTATTAATGCTGTGGACTACTGTCATAGCAGAGGCGTATTTCATAGAGACCTAAAG CCAGAGAATTTACTGCTGGATGTTAATGGAGTTCTTAAGgtttcagattttggattgAGTGCACTACCACAACAAGTTCGA GAAGATGGGTTGCTCCATACAACATGTGGTACGCCAAATTATGTTGCTCCAGAG GTGATCAACAACAAAGGCTATGACGGAGCAAAGGCAGATCTGTGGTCATGCGGTGTGATTCTTTTTGTCTTAATGGCTGGCTATTTACCTTTTGAAGAATCCAACCTCGCAGCATTATATAAAAAG ATATTCAAGGCTGACTTCACATGTCCCCCATGGTTCTCCTCAAGTGCAAAGAAACTAATTAAAAGAATTCTGGACCCTAGTCCCTCAACA CGGATTACAATTGCTGAGGTCATTGAGAACGAGTGGTTTAAGAAAGGATACAAGCCGCCTAGTTTTGAGGATGCTGATGTCAGTCTTGTCGATGTGGATGATATCTTCAATGAAATAGGA GATTCCCGAGAGCTTGTTGTTGAGAAGCGGGAAGAAGGGCCCATGGCACCTGTCACCATGAATGCGTTTGAGCTCATCTCTACATCTCAGGGCCTCAACCTCAGTAGTCTCTTTGAGAAGCAGATG GGCTTTGTTAAAAGGGAAACAAGATTCACATCCAAATCTCCTGCTAACGAGATAATCTCAAAAATTGAGCAAGCTGCAATGCCTCTTGGTTTCAATGTAAAGAAAAGTAATTTCAAG TTGAAGCTTCATGGTGAAAAAACTGGACGTAAAGGTCATTTAGCTGTGGCAACAGAG ATTTTTGAGGTGGCGCCTTCACTCTACATGGTTGAGGTTCGCAAATCTGGAGGAGATACACTAGAATTTCACAAG
- the LOC122279332 gene encoding CBL-interacting serine/threonine-protein kinase 23-like isoform X5 — MASRSNNNSRTRVGKYELGRTLGAGNFAKVKFARNVETGENVAIKILDKEKVLKHKMIGQIKREISTMKLIRHPNVIRMYEASKGRLKEDEARKYFQQLINAVDYCHSRGVFHRDLKRNMMLSWFGILQPENLLLDVNGVLKVSDFGLSALPQQVREDGLLHTTCGTPNYVAPEVINNKGYDGAKADLWSCGVILFVLMAGYLPFEESNLAALYKKIFKADFTCPPWFSSSAKKLIKRILDPSPSTRITIAEVIENEWFKKGYKPPSFEDADVSLVDVDDIFNEIGDSRELVVEKREEGPMAPVTMNAFELISTSQGLNLSSLFEKQMGFVKRETRFTSKSPANEIISKIEQAAMPLGFNVKKSNFKLKLHGEKTGRKGHLAVATEIFEVAPSLYMVEVRKSGGDTLEFHKFYKSLTAGLKDIVWKTDDEAEERKEDEGVVASA; from the exons ATGGCGTCGCGGTCCAACAATAACAGCAGGACACGCGTGGGGAAGTATGAGCTGGGTCGGACACTGGGCGCTGGAAATTTCGCCAAGGTCAAGTTCGCTCGGAACGTCGAGACCGGAGAGAATGTGGCAATCAAGATTCTCGACAAAGAAAAGGTTCTCAAGCACAAGATGATCGGCCAG ATTAAACGCGAAATCTCAACAATGAAACTGATAAGACACCCAAATGTTATCCGTATGTATGAG GCAAGTAAAGGGAGGTTGAAGGAAGAtgaagctagaaagtattttcAGCAACTTATTAATGCTGTGGACTACTGTCATAGCAGAGGCGTATTTCATAGAGACCTAAAG agaaatatgaTGTTATCATGGTTTGGCATTTTGCAGCCAGAGAATTTACTGCTGGATGTTAATGGAGTTCTTAAGgtttcagattttggattgAGTGCACTACCACAACAAGTTCGA GAAGATGGGTTGCTCCATACAACATGTGGTACGCCAAATTATGTTGCTCCAGAG GTGATCAACAACAAAGGCTATGACGGAGCAAAGGCAGATCTGTGGTCATGCGGTGTGATTCTTTTTGTCTTAATGGCTGGCTATTTACCTTTTGAAGAATCCAACCTCGCAGCATTATATAAAAAG ATATTCAAGGCTGACTTCACATGTCCCCCATGGTTCTCCTCAAGTGCAAAGAAACTAATTAAAAGAATTCTGGACCCTAGTCCCTCAACA CGGATTACAATTGCTGAGGTCATTGAGAACGAGTGGTTTAAGAAAGGATACAAGCCGCCTAGTTTTGAGGATGCTGATGTCAGTCTTGTCGATGTGGATGATATCTTCAATGAAATAGGA GATTCCCGAGAGCTTGTTGTTGAGAAGCGGGAAGAAGGGCCCATGGCACCTGTCACCATGAATGCGTTTGAGCTCATCTCTACATCTCAGGGCCTCAACCTCAGTAGTCTCTTTGAGAAGCAGATG GGCTTTGTTAAAAGGGAAACAAGATTCACATCCAAATCTCCTGCTAACGAGATAATCTCAAAAATTGAGCAAGCTGCAATGCCTCTTGGTTTCAATGTAAAGAAAAGTAATTTCAAG TTGAAGCTTCATGGTGAAAAAACTGGACGTAAAGGTCATTTAGCTGTGGCAACAGAG ATTTTTGAGGTGGCGCCTTCACTCTACATGGTTGAGGTTCGCAAATCTGGAGGAGATACACTAGAATTTCACAAG
- the LOC122279332 gene encoding CBL-interacting serine/threonine-protein kinase 23-like isoform X4, protein MASRSNNNSRTRVGKYELGRTLGAGNFAKVKFARNVETGENVAIKILDKEKVLKHKMIGQIKREISTMKLIRHPNVIRMYEASKGRLKEDEARKYFQQLINAVDYCHSRGVFHRDLKKRNMMLSWFGILQPENLLLDVNGVLKVSDFGLSALPQQVREDGLLHTTCGTPNYVAPEVINNKGYDGAKADLWSCGVILFVLMAGYLPFEESNLAALYKKIFKADFTCPPWFSSSAKKLIKRILDPSPSTRITIAEVIENEWFKKGYKPPSFEDADVSLVDVDDIFNEIGDSRELVVEKREEGPMAPVTMNAFELISTSQGLNLSSLFEKQMGFVKRETRFTSKSPANEIISKIEQAAMPLGFNVKKSNFKLKLHGEKTGRKGHLAVATEIFEVAPSLYMVEVRKSGGDTLEFHKFYKSLTAGLKDIVWKTDDEAEERKEDEGVVASA, encoded by the exons ATGGCGTCGCGGTCCAACAATAACAGCAGGACACGCGTGGGGAAGTATGAGCTGGGTCGGACACTGGGCGCTGGAAATTTCGCCAAGGTCAAGTTCGCTCGGAACGTCGAGACCGGAGAGAATGTGGCAATCAAGATTCTCGACAAAGAAAAGGTTCTCAAGCACAAGATGATCGGCCAG ATTAAACGCGAAATCTCAACAATGAAACTGATAAGACACCCAAATGTTATCCGTATGTATGAG GCAAGTAAAGGGAGGTTGAAGGAAGAtgaagctagaaagtattttcAGCAACTTATTAATGCTGTGGACTACTGTCATAGCAGAGGCGTATTTCATAGAGACCTAAAG aagagaaatatgaTGTTATCATGGTTTGGCATTTTGCAGCCAGAGAATTTACTGCTGGATGTTAATGGAGTTCTTAAGgtttcagattttggattgAGTGCACTACCACAACAAGTTCGA GAAGATGGGTTGCTCCATACAACATGTGGTACGCCAAATTATGTTGCTCCAGAG GTGATCAACAACAAAGGCTATGACGGAGCAAAGGCAGATCTGTGGTCATGCGGTGTGATTCTTTTTGTCTTAATGGCTGGCTATTTACCTTTTGAAGAATCCAACCTCGCAGCATTATATAAAAAG ATATTCAAGGCTGACTTCACATGTCCCCCATGGTTCTCCTCAAGTGCAAAGAAACTAATTAAAAGAATTCTGGACCCTAGTCCCTCAACA CGGATTACAATTGCTGAGGTCATTGAGAACGAGTGGTTTAAGAAAGGATACAAGCCGCCTAGTTTTGAGGATGCTGATGTCAGTCTTGTCGATGTGGATGATATCTTCAATGAAATAGGA GATTCCCGAGAGCTTGTTGTTGAGAAGCGGGAAGAAGGGCCCATGGCACCTGTCACCATGAATGCGTTTGAGCTCATCTCTACATCTCAGGGCCTCAACCTCAGTAGTCTCTTTGAGAAGCAGATG GGCTTTGTTAAAAGGGAAACAAGATTCACATCCAAATCTCCTGCTAACGAGATAATCTCAAAAATTGAGCAAGCTGCAATGCCTCTTGGTTTCAATGTAAAGAAAAGTAATTTCAAG TTGAAGCTTCATGGTGAAAAAACTGGACGTAAAGGTCATTTAGCTGTGGCAACAGAG ATTTTTGAGGTGGCGCCTTCACTCTACATGGTTGAGGTTCGCAAATCTGGAGGAGATACACTAGAATTTCACAAG
- the LOC122279332 gene encoding CBL-interacting serine/threonine-protein kinase 23-like isoform X7, with translation MKLIRHPNVIRMYEAMASKTKIYIVLEFVTGGELFDKIASKGRLKEDEARKYFQQLINAVDYCHSRGVFHRDLKKRNMMLSWFGILQPENLLLDVNGVLKVSDFGLSALPQQVREDGLLHTTCGTPNYVAPEVINNKGYDGAKADLWSCGVILFVLMAGYLPFEESNLAALYKKIFKADFTCPPWFSSSAKKLIKRILDPSPSTRITIAEVIENEWFKKGYKPPSFEDADVSLVDVDDIFNEIGDSRELVVEKREEGPMAPVTMNAFELISTSQGLNLSSLFEKQMGFVKRETRFTSKSPANEIISKIEQAAMPLGFNVKKSNFKLKLHGEKTGRKGHLAVATEIFEVAPSLYMVEVRKSGGDTLEFHKFYKSLTAGLKDIVWKTDDEAEERKEDEGVVASA, from the exons ATGAAACTGATAAGACACCCAAATGTTATCCGTATGTATGAG GCGATGGCTAGCAAGACAAAGATATacattgttttggaatttgtgaCTGGTGGGGAACTTTTTGACAAAATT GCAAGTAAAGGGAGGTTGAAGGAAGAtgaagctagaaagtattttcAGCAACTTATTAATGCTGTGGACTACTGTCATAGCAGAGGCGTATTTCATAGAGACCTAAAG aagagaaatatgaTGTTATCATGGTTTGGCATTTTGCAGCCAGAGAATTTACTGCTGGATGTTAATGGAGTTCTTAAGgtttcagattttggattgAGTGCACTACCACAACAAGTTCGA GAAGATGGGTTGCTCCATACAACATGTGGTACGCCAAATTATGTTGCTCCAGAG GTGATCAACAACAAAGGCTATGACGGAGCAAAGGCAGATCTGTGGTCATGCGGTGTGATTCTTTTTGTCTTAATGGCTGGCTATTTACCTTTTGAAGAATCCAACCTCGCAGCATTATATAAAAAG ATATTCAAGGCTGACTTCACATGTCCCCCATGGTTCTCCTCAAGTGCAAAGAAACTAATTAAAAGAATTCTGGACCCTAGTCCCTCAACA CGGATTACAATTGCTGAGGTCATTGAGAACGAGTGGTTTAAGAAAGGATACAAGCCGCCTAGTTTTGAGGATGCTGATGTCAGTCTTGTCGATGTGGATGATATCTTCAATGAAATAGGA GATTCCCGAGAGCTTGTTGTTGAGAAGCGGGAAGAAGGGCCCATGGCACCTGTCACCATGAATGCGTTTGAGCTCATCTCTACATCTCAGGGCCTCAACCTCAGTAGTCTCTTTGAGAAGCAGATG GGCTTTGTTAAAAGGGAAACAAGATTCACATCCAAATCTCCTGCTAACGAGATAATCTCAAAAATTGAGCAAGCTGCAATGCCTCTTGGTTTCAATGTAAAGAAAAGTAATTTCAAG TTGAAGCTTCATGGTGAAAAAACTGGACGTAAAGGTCATTTAGCTGTGGCAACAGAG ATTTTTGAGGTGGCGCCTTCACTCTACATGGTTGAGGTTCGCAAATCTGGAGGAGATACACTAGAATTTCACAAG
- the LOC122279332 gene encoding CBL-interacting serine/threonine-protein kinase 23-like isoform X3, whose product MASRSNNNSRTRVGKYELGRTLGAGNFAKVKFARNVETGENVAIKILDKEKVLKHKMIGQIKREISTMKLIRHPNVIRMYEAMASKTKIYIVLEFVTGGELFDKIASKGRLKEDEARKYFQQLINAVDYCHSRGVFHRDLKPENLLLDVNGVLKVSDFGLSALPQQVREDGLLHTTCGTPNYVAPEVINNKGYDGAKADLWSCGVILFVLMAGYLPFEESNLAALYKKIFKADFTCPPWFSSSAKKLIKRILDPSPSTRITIAEVIENEWFKKGYKPPSFEDADVSLVDVDDIFNEIGDSRELVVEKREEGPMAPVTMNAFELISTSQGLNLSSLFEKQMGFVKRETRFTSKSPANEIISKIEQAAMPLGFNVKKSNFKLKLHGEKTGRKGHLAVATEIFEVAPSLYMVEVRKSGGDTLEFHKFYKSLTAGLKDIVWKTDDEAEERKEDEGVVASA is encoded by the exons ATGGCGTCGCGGTCCAACAATAACAGCAGGACACGCGTGGGGAAGTATGAGCTGGGTCGGACACTGGGCGCTGGAAATTTCGCCAAGGTCAAGTTCGCTCGGAACGTCGAGACCGGAGAGAATGTGGCAATCAAGATTCTCGACAAAGAAAAGGTTCTCAAGCACAAGATGATCGGCCAG ATTAAACGCGAAATCTCAACAATGAAACTGATAAGACACCCAAATGTTATCCGTATGTATGAG GCGATGGCTAGCAAGACAAAGATATacattgttttggaatttgtgaCTGGTGGGGAACTTTTTGACAAAATT GCAAGTAAAGGGAGGTTGAAGGAAGAtgaagctagaaagtattttcAGCAACTTATTAATGCTGTGGACTACTGTCATAGCAGAGGCGTATTTCATAGAGACCTAAAG CCAGAGAATTTACTGCTGGATGTTAATGGAGTTCTTAAGgtttcagattttggattgAGTGCACTACCACAACAAGTTCGA GAAGATGGGTTGCTCCATACAACATGTGGTACGCCAAATTATGTTGCTCCAGAG GTGATCAACAACAAAGGCTATGACGGAGCAAAGGCAGATCTGTGGTCATGCGGTGTGATTCTTTTTGTCTTAATGGCTGGCTATTTACCTTTTGAAGAATCCAACCTCGCAGCATTATATAAAAAG ATATTCAAGGCTGACTTCACATGTCCCCCATGGTTCTCCTCAAGTGCAAAGAAACTAATTAAAAGAATTCTGGACCCTAGTCCCTCAACA CGGATTACAATTGCTGAGGTCATTGAGAACGAGTGGTTTAAGAAAGGATACAAGCCGCCTAGTTTTGAGGATGCTGATGTCAGTCTTGTCGATGTGGATGATATCTTCAATGAAATAGGA GATTCCCGAGAGCTTGTTGTTGAGAAGCGGGAAGAAGGGCCCATGGCACCTGTCACCATGAATGCGTTTGAGCTCATCTCTACATCTCAGGGCCTCAACCTCAGTAGTCTCTTTGAGAAGCAGATG GGCTTTGTTAAAAGGGAAACAAGATTCACATCCAAATCTCCTGCTAACGAGATAATCTCAAAAATTGAGCAAGCTGCAATGCCTCTTGGTTTCAATGTAAAGAAAAGTAATTTCAAG TTGAAGCTTCATGGTGAAAAAACTGGACGTAAAGGTCATTTAGCTGTGGCAACAGAG ATTTTTGAGGTGGCGCCTTCACTCTACATGGTTGAGGTTCGCAAATCTGGAGGAGATACACTAGAATTTCACAAG
- the LOC122279332 gene encoding CBL-interacting serine/threonine-protein kinase 23-like isoform X8, translating to MASKTKIYIVLEFVTGGELFDKIASKGRLKEDEARKYFQQLINAVDYCHSRGVFHRDLKKRNMMLSWFGILQPENLLLDVNGVLKVSDFGLSALPQQVREDGLLHTTCGTPNYVAPEVINNKGYDGAKADLWSCGVILFVLMAGYLPFEESNLAALYKKIFKADFTCPPWFSSSAKKLIKRILDPSPSTRITIAEVIENEWFKKGYKPPSFEDADVSLVDVDDIFNEIGDSRELVVEKREEGPMAPVTMNAFELISTSQGLNLSSLFEKQMGFVKRETRFTSKSPANEIISKIEQAAMPLGFNVKKSNFKLKLHGEKTGRKGHLAVATEIFEVAPSLYMVEVRKSGGDTLEFHKFYKSLTAGLKDIVWKTDDEAEERKEDEGVVASA from the exons ATGGCTAGCAAGACAAAGATATacattgttttggaatttgtgaCTGGTGGGGAACTTTTTGACAAAATT GCAAGTAAAGGGAGGTTGAAGGAAGAtgaagctagaaagtattttcAGCAACTTATTAATGCTGTGGACTACTGTCATAGCAGAGGCGTATTTCATAGAGACCTAAAG aagagaaatatgaTGTTATCATGGTTTGGCATTTTGCAGCCAGAGAATTTACTGCTGGATGTTAATGGAGTTCTTAAGgtttcagattttggattgAGTGCACTACCACAACAAGTTCGA GAAGATGGGTTGCTCCATACAACATGTGGTACGCCAAATTATGTTGCTCCAGAG GTGATCAACAACAAAGGCTATGACGGAGCAAAGGCAGATCTGTGGTCATGCGGTGTGATTCTTTTTGTCTTAATGGCTGGCTATTTACCTTTTGAAGAATCCAACCTCGCAGCATTATATAAAAAG ATATTCAAGGCTGACTTCACATGTCCCCCATGGTTCTCCTCAAGTGCAAAGAAACTAATTAAAAGAATTCTGGACCCTAGTCCCTCAACA CGGATTACAATTGCTGAGGTCATTGAGAACGAGTGGTTTAAGAAAGGATACAAGCCGCCTAGTTTTGAGGATGCTGATGTCAGTCTTGTCGATGTGGATGATATCTTCAATGAAATAGGA GATTCCCGAGAGCTTGTTGTTGAGAAGCGGGAAGAAGGGCCCATGGCACCTGTCACCATGAATGCGTTTGAGCTCATCTCTACATCTCAGGGCCTCAACCTCAGTAGTCTCTTTGAGAAGCAGATG GGCTTTGTTAAAAGGGAAACAAGATTCACATCCAAATCTCCTGCTAACGAGATAATCTCAAAAATTGAGCAAGCTGCAATGCCTCTTGGTTTCAATGTAAAGAAAAGTAATTTCAAG TTGAAGCTTCATGGTGAAAAAACTGGACGTAAAGGTCATTTAGCTGTGGCAACAGAG ATTTTTGAGGTGGCGCCTTCACTCTACATGGTTGAGGTTCGCAAATCTGGAGGAGATACACTAGAATTTCACAAG
- the LOC122279332 gene encoding CBL-interacting serine/threonine-protein kinase 23-like isoform X2, translating into MASRSNNNSRTRVGKYELGRTLGAGNFAKVKFARNVETGENVAIKILDKEKVLKHKMIGQIKREISTMKLIRHPNVIRMYEAMASKTKIYIVLEFVTGGELFDKIASKGRLKEDEARKYFQQLINAVDYCHSRGVFHRDLKRNMMLSWFGILQPENLLLDVNGVLKVSDFGLSALPQQVREDGLLHTTCGTPNYVAPEVINNKGYDGAKADLWSCGVILFVLMAGYLPFEESNLAALYKKIFKADFTCPPWFSSSAKKLIKRILDPSPSTRITIAEVIENEWFKKGYKPPSFEDADVSLVDVDDIFNEIGDSRELVVEKREEGPMAPVTMNAFELISTSQGLNLSSLFEKQMGFVKRETRFTSKSPANEIISKIEQAAMPLGFNVKKSNFKLKLHGEKTGRKGHLAVATEIFEVAPSLYMVEVRKSGGDTLEFHKFYKSLTAGLKDIVWKTDDEAEERKEDEGVVASA; encoded by the exons ATGGCGTCGCGGTCCAACAATAACAGCAGGACACGCGTGGGGAAGTATGAGCTGGGTCGGACACTGGGCGCTGGAAATTTCGCCAAGGTCAAGTTCGCTCGGAACGTCGAGACCGGAGAGAATGTGGCAATCAAGATTCTCGACAAAGAAAAGGTTCTCAAGCACAAGATGATCGGCCAG ATTAAACGCGAAATCTCAACAATGAAACTGATAAGACACCCAAATGTTATCCGTATGTATGAG GCGATGGCTAGCAAGACAAAGATATacattgttttggaatttgtgaCTGGTGGGGAACTTTTTGACAAAATT GCAAGTAAAGGGAGGTTGAAGGAAGAtgaagctagaaagtattttcAGCAACTTATTAATGCTGTGGACTACTGTCATAGCAGAGGCGTATTTCATAGAGACCTAAAG agaaatatgaTGTTATCATGGTTTGGCATTTTGCAGCCAGAGAATTTACTGCTGGATGTTAATGGAGTTCTTAAGgtttcagattttggattgAGTGCACTACCACAACAAGTTCGA GAAGATGGGTTGCTCCATACAACATGTGGTACGCCAAATTATGTTGCTCCAGAG GTGATCAACAACAAAGGCTATGACGGAGCAAAGGCAGATCTGTGGTCATGCGGTGTGATTCTTTTTGTCTTAATGGCTGGCTATTTACCTTTTGAAGAATCCAACCTCGCAGCATTATATAAAAAG ATATTCAAGGCTGACTTCACATGTCCCCCATGGTTCTCCTCAAGTGCAAAGAAACTAATTAAAAGAATTCTGGACCCTAGTCCCTCAACA CGGATTACAATTGCTGAGGTCATTGAGAACGAGTGGTTTAAGAAAGGATACAAGCCGCCTAGTTTTGAGGATGCTGATGTCAGTCTTGTCGATGTGGATGATATCTTCAATGAAATAGGA GATTCCCGAGAGCTTGTTGTTGAGAAGCGGGAAGAAGGGCCCATGGCACCTGTCACCATGAATGCGTTTGAGCTCATCTCTACATCTCAGGGCCTCAACCTCAGTAGTCTCTTTGAGAAGCAGATG GGCTTTGTTAAAAGGGAAACAAGATTCACATCCAAATCTCCTGCTAACGAGATAATCTCAAAAATTGAGCAAGCTGCAATGCCTCTTGGTTTCAATGTAAAGAAAAGTAATTTCAAG TTGAAGCTTCATGGTGAAAAAACTGGACGTAAAGGTCATTTAGCTGTGGCAACAGAG ATTTTTGAGGTGGCGCCTTCACTCTACATGGTTGAGGTTCGCAAATCTGGAGGAGATACACTAGAATTTCACAAG
- the LOC122279332 gene encoding CBL-interacting serine/threonine-protein kinase 23-like isoform X1, producing MASRSNNNSRTRVGKYELGRTLGAGNFAKVKFARNVETGENVAIKILDKEKVLKHKMIGQIKREISTMKLIRHPNVIRMYEAMASKTKIYIVLEFVTGGELFDKIASKGRLKEDEARKYFQQLINAVDYCHSRGVFHRDLKKRNMMLSWFGILQPENLLLDVNGVLKVSDFGLSALPQQVREDGLLHTTCGTPNYVAPEVINNKGYDGAKADLWSCGVILFVLMAGYLPFEESNLAALYKKIFKADFTCPPWFSSSAKKLIKRILDPSPSTRITIAEVIENEWFKKGYKPPSFEDADVSLVDVDDIFNEIGDSRELVVEKREEGPMAPVTMNAFELISTSQGLNLSSLFEKQMGFVKRETRFTSKSPANEIISKIEQAAMPLGFNVKKSNFKLKLHGEKTGRKGHLAVATEIFEVAPSLYMVEVRKSGGDTLEFHKFYKSLTAGLKDIVWKTDDEAEERKEDEGVVASA from the exons ATGGCGTCGCGGTCCAACAATAACAGCAGGACACGCGTGGGGAAGTATGAGCTGGGTCGGACACTGGGCGCTGGAAATTTCGCCAAGGTCAAGTTCGCTCGGAACGTCGAGACCGGAGAGAATGTGGCAATCAAGATTCTCGACAAAGAAAAGGTTCTCAAGCACAAGATGATCGGCCAG ATTAAACGCGAAATCTCAACAATGAAACTGATAAGACACCCAAATGTTATCCGTATGTATGAG GCGATGGCTAGCAAGACAAAGATATacattgttttggaatttgtgaCTGGTGGGGAACTTTTTGACAAAATT GCAAGTAAAGGGAGGTTGAAGGAAGAtgaagctagaaagtattttcAGCAACTTATTAATGCTGTGGACTACTGTCATAGCAGAGGCGTATTTCATAGAGACCTAAAG aagagaaatatgaTGTTATCATGGTTTGGCATTTTGCAGCCAGAGAATTTACTGCTGGATGTTAATGGAGTTCTTAAGgtttcagattttggattgAGTGCACTACCACAACAAGTTCGA GAAGATGGGTTGCTCCATACAACATGTGGTACGCCAAATTATGTTGCTCCAGAG GTGATCAACAACAAAGGCTATGACGGAGCAAAGGCAGATCTGTGGTCATGCGGTGTGATTCTTTTTGTCTTAATGGCTGGCTATTTACCTTTTGAAGAATCCAACCTCGCAGCATTATATAAAAAG ATATTCAAGGCTGACTTCACATGTCCCCCATGGTTCTCCTCAAGTGCAAAGAAACTAATTAAAAGAATTCTGGACCCTAGTCCCTCAACA CGGATTACAATTGCTGAGGTCATTGAGAACGAGTGGTTTAAGAAAGGATACAAGCCGCCTAGTTTTGAGGATGCTGATGTCAGTCTTGTCGATGTGGATGATATCTTCAATGAAATAGGA GATTCCCGAGAGCTTGTTGTTGAGAAGCGGGAAGAAGGGCCCATGGCACCTGTCACCATGAATGCGTTTGAGCTCATCTCTACATCTCAGGGCCTCAACCTCAGTAGTCTCTTTGAGAAGCAGATG GGCTTTGTTAAAAGGGAAACAAGATTCACATCCAAATCTCCTGCTAACGAGATAATCTCAAAAATTGAGCAAGCTGCAATGCCTCTTGGTTTCAATGTAAAGAAAAGTAATTTCAAG TTGAAGCTTCATGGTGAAAAAACTGGACGTAAAGGTCATTTAGCTGTGGCAACAGAG ATTTTTGAGGTGGCGCCTTCACTCTACATGGTTGAGGTTCGCAAATCTGGAGGAGATACACTAGAATTTCACAAG